One region of Quercus lobata isolate SW786 chromosome 2, ValleyOak3.0 Primary Assembly, whole genome shotgun sequence genomic DNA includes:
- the LOC115973934 gene encoding 3-oxo-Delta(4,5)-steroid 5-beta-reductase-like, which produces MSWWWARSVGATKKKYEEDYEAPRSYRSVGLVIGVTGIVGNSLAEILPLSDTPGGPWKVYGVARRPRLNWNKDHPVEYIQCDVSDPKETQTKLSQLTDVTHIFYVTWASRPTEAQNCETNGTMFRNVLRAVIPHAPNLKHICLQTGGKHYVGPFETFGRIEYHSPPFTEDMPRLNVPNFYYTQEDILFEEVKNKEGLTWSVHRPNTIFGFSPYSLMNIIGTLCVYAAICKHEGIPLKFPGSKEAWEYYYVASDADLIAEQQIWAVVDPNARNEAFNCNNGDVFKWKHLWKVLSEQFGIENYEFVEGEKVSLVESMKDKGPVWDKIVRENQLQPTKLEEVGVWWFVDAMLKGGDYVDSMNKSKKHGFLGFRNSKDSMITWIDKMKAYKIVP; this is translated from the exons ATGAGCTGGTGGTGGGCAAGATCTGTTGGCGCTACAAAG AAGAAATATGAGGAAGATTATGAAGCACCACGAAGCTACCGAAGTGTAGGCTTAGTGATTGGTGTGACTGGCATCGTGGGCAACAGCTTAGCTGAAATCTTGCCACTCTCTGATACCCCAGGTGGACCTTGGAAAGTCTATGGTGTGGCACGTCGTCCACGCCTAAATTGGAACAAAGACCACCCAGTTGAGTACATCCAATGTGATGTCTCCGACCCAAAagaaacccaaaccaaactttCCCAACTCACTGATGTCACACACATCTTCTATGTCACATGGGCTAGTCGGCCCACTGAGGCCCAAAATTGTGAAACCAACGGTACCATGTTCCGTAACGTGCTACGTGCAGTGATCCCTCATGCGCCAAATCTCAAACACATATGTCTACAAACAGGTGGCAAACACTATGTAGGACCCTTCGAAACCTTTGgtagaattgaatatcatagccCACCTTTTACGGAGGATATGCCACGTTTGAATGTGCCCAATTTTTATTACACTCAGGAAGATATTTTGTTTGAGGAAGTTAAGAATAAAGAAGGTTTGACTTGGTCAGTCCATAGGCCTAATACTATATTTGGGTTTTCACCCTATAGTTTGATGAATATAATTGGCACACTTTGTGTATATGCGGCTATATGTAAGCACGAGGGGATTCCTTTGAAATTCCCTGGAAGCAAAGAGGCTTGGGAGTATTATTATGTGGCTTCAGATGCTGATCTTATTGCTGAGCAACAAATTTGGGCTGTGGTAGATCCTAATGCGAGGAATGAAGCATTTAATTGTAACAATGGGGATGTGTTTAAGTGGAAGCATCTTTGGAAGGTGTTGTCTGAGCAATTTGGGATTGAGAATTATGAGTTTGTGGAGGGTGAGAAAGTTAGCTTGGTAGAGTCGATGAAAGATAAAGGTCCAGTGTGGGACAAGATTGTGAGAGAGAATCAGTTGCAACCTACAAAGTTGGAGGAAGTTGGAGTTTGGTGGTTTGTGGATGCAATGCTGAAGGGAGGGGATTACGTGGATAGTATGAATAAGAGTAAGAAGCACGGATTCTTGGGGTTTAGGAACTCCAAGGATTCGATGATTACTTGGATAGATAAGATGAAAGCTTACAAGATTGTGCCTTAA